A region from the Aeromicrobium choanae genome encodes:
- a CDS encoding YajQ family cyclic di-GMP-binding protein, translated as MADSSFDIVSKIDRQEADNALNQAVKEIATRYDFKNTNASIEWKGEWGVEITANADERALAILDVFQTKLVKRGISLKTFEADDPRQSGKDVKINGTFTEGISTEQAKKVSKLIRDEGPKGAKVQIQGDELRVTSKSRDDLQEIIALVKGADLDFAVQFTNYR; from the coding sequence ATGGCCGATTCCTCGTTCGACATCGTCAGCAAGATCGACCGCCAGGAGGCGGACAACGCGCTCAACCAGGCGGTCAAGGAGATCGCCACGCGGTACGACTTCAAGAACACCAACGCCTCCATCGAGTGGAAGGGCGAGTGGGGAGTCGAGATCACCGCGAACGCCGACGAGCGCGCCCTGGCCATCCTCGACGTCTTCCAGACGAAGCTCGTCAAGCGCGGCATCAGCCTCAAGACGTTCGAGGCCGACGACCCGCGCCAGTCGGGCAAGGACGTGAAGATCAACGGCACCTTCACCGAGGGCATCAGCACCGAGCAGGCCAAGAAGGTCAGCAAGCTCATCCGCGACGAAGGGCCCAAGGGCGCCAAGGTGCAGATCCAGGGCGACGAGCTGCGGGTCACCAGCAAGTCGCGTGACGACCTGCAGGAGATCATCGCGCTGGTCAAGGGCGCCGACCTCGACTTCGCCGTGCAGTTCACCAACTACCGCTGA